Proteins encoded together in one Mycobacterium sp. MS1601 window:
- a CDS encoding MMPL/RND family transporter: protein MSVETRTGKRPRVARTVRALAPLIIVAWAALTLLLTFAIPSLEQVSREQSVPMSPKDAPSVQAMTRMGAVFGESSSDSMAMIVLEGQQPLGDDDRAYYDQVVRDLKADSRHVEHVQDLWGDRLTAAGAQSPDGKAVYVQLNLVGDNGTTIGQQSAEAVRDIVNRIPPPPGVKTYVTGPGALVGDMQHSGERSILKMTLIGAVIIFVVLMIVYRSVITVVVLLMTVGIELFAARGFVAFLGHHDLVLLSTFAVNLLVALAMAAGTDYGIFFFGRYQEARQSGEDPETAYYTTYRSVAPVVLGSGLTIAGALLCLSFTRMPIFQTIGVPCAVGMLVAVVVALSLVPAVLTLGGRFRLFDPTRRIGMRRWRRIGTAIVRWPGPIFAATLAVTLMGLVALPGYRTSFDDRRYIPDEVPANQGYAAADRHFSQARMMPDILMIETGHDMRNPEDFIVLHKLAKAIFRVPGVSRVQGITRPEGTPIEHTSIPFMISMQNAGQQQMMEHMRKRVDDLLAQADLIGRQVAITKRMYDIQREVTELTHNSINGTKDMTAILKDLRDNVATFDDFFRPLRNYLYWEPHCFNIPICWSLRSIFDSIDGVDVLTAKMDELVVELDKMDQLLPQLLDVMPKLIDNMESMHRMMLTMHSTMAGIFEVMNDSTQDSTAMGMAFDEAKNDDSFYLPPEVFQNPDFQKAMASFLSPDGKAARFIISHKGDPGSPEALARIDEIKTAAEEALKTTPLRDAEVYIAGSASTFKDLQDGSKWDLWIAAVSALCLIFLIMLFITRSFIAALVIVGTVALSLGSSFGLSVLIWQHILGINLHWMVLPMAVIVLLGVGSDYNLLLVSRMKEEVAAGINTGIIRAIGGTGKVVTNAGLVFAFTMAAMVFSDLRIIGQVGTTIGIGLLFDTLVVRAFLTPSIAALLGRWFWWPQLVRPRPASQMLRPVGPRPVVRELLLRDARDPDTIEFVGPKA from the coding sequence GTGAGTGTCGAGACCAGGACAGGCAAGCGCCCACGTGTGGCGCGAACTGTCCGCGCGTTGGCGCCCCTCATCATCGTCGCCTGGGCGGCGCTGACCCTGTTGTTGACGTTTGCGATTCCGTCACTCGAACAGGTGAGCCGCGAGCAGTCGGTGCCCATGAGCCCGAAAGATGCGCCGTCGGTCCAGGCCATGACGCGGATGGGTGCGGTCTTCGGCGAATCCAGCTCCGACAGCATGGCGATGATTGTGCTCGAGGGGCAACAACCTCTCGGTGACGACGATCGTGCGTACTACGACCAGGTGGTTCGAGACCTCAAGGCTGATTCCCGGCATGTCGAGCATGTCCAGGATCTGTGGGGGGACCGCCTGACCGCCGCCGGCGCGCAGAGCCCGGACGGCAAGGCCGTCTACGTCCAGCTGAATCTCGTCGGCGACAACGGCACCACCATCGGCCAACAGTCCGCAGAAGCGGTGCGGGACATCGTGAACCGCATTCCGCCACCGCCGGGCGTCAAGACCTATGTCACCGGTCCCGGCGCTCTCGTCGGCGATATGCAGCACAGCGGCGAACGATCCATCCTGAAGATGACCCTGATCGGCGCCGTGATCATCTTCGTCGTCTTGATGATCGTCTATCGTTCGGTGATCACCGTGGTGGTGCTGTTGATGACCGTGGGTATCGAGCTGTTCGCCGCCCGCGGATTCGTCGCCTTCCTCGGCCACCACGATCTCGTCCTGTTGTCCACGTTCGCGGTAAATCTTCTTGTCGCGCTGGCCATGGCTGCCGGGACCGACTACGGCATCTTCTTCTTCGGCAGATACCAGGAAGCCCGTCAGTCCGGTGAGGACCCGGAGACGGCGTACTACACCACTTACCGGAGTGTGGCCCCCGTGGTGCTGGGCTCCGGGCTCACCATCGCCGGGGCACTGTTGTGCTTGAGCTTCACCCGGATGCCGATCTTTCAGACCATCGGGGTGCCATGCGCGGTGGGCATGCTGGTGGCGGTTGTGGTGGCACTCAGCCTGGTACCGGCGGTGCTGACCCTCGGCGGCCGATTCCGCCTCTTCGACCCCACCCGCCGAATCGGGATGCGCCGGTGGCGACGCATCGGCACTGCCATAGTCCGTTGGCCCGGACCGATTTTCGCTGCGACGCTGGCGGTGACCTTGATGGGGCTGGTGGCCCTGCCGGGTTACCGGACCAGTTTCGACGACCGACGCTACATCCCCGACGAGGTTCCGGCCAATCAGGGGTATGCGGCGGCGGACCGGCATTTCTCCCAGGCCCGGATGATGCCCGACATCCTGATGATCGAGACCGGGCACGACATGCGCAATCCCGAAGACTTCATCGTGTTGCACAAACTCGCCAAGGCGATCTTCCGGGTGCCCGGGGTGTCACGGGTACAGGGCATCACCCGGCCCGAGGGGACACCGATCGAACACACCTCCATCCCGTTCATGATCAGCATGCAGAACGCCGGTCAGCAACAGATGATGGAGCACATGCGCAAGCGGGTCGACGACCTGCTCGCCCAAGCCGACTTGATCGGCAGACAGGTTGCGATCACGAAGCGGATGTACGACATCCAGCGCGAGGTCACCGAACTGACCCACAACTCGATCAACGGCACCAAAGACATGACCGCGATTCTGAAGGACCTGCGCGACAACGTCGCCACCTTCGACGACTTCTTTCGGCCACTGCGCAACTACCTCTACTGGGAACCACACTGTTTCAACATCCCCATCTGCTGGTCACTGCGCAGCATCTTCGACTCCATCGACGGCGTGGACGTCCTGACGGCCAAGATGGACGAACTGGTGGTCGAACTGGACAAGATGGACCAGCTGCTGCCGCAGCTGCTCGACGTGATGCCGAAGCTCATCGACAACATGGAATCGATGCACCGGATGATGCTGACCATGCACAGCACCATGGCCGGGATCTTCGAGGTGATGAACGACTCCACCCAGGATTCCACCGCGATGGGCATGGCCTTCGACGAGGCGAAGAACGACGATTCGTTCTACCTGCCGCCGGAAGTCTTCCAGAACCCGGATTTCCAGAAGGCCATGGCTTCCTTCCTCTCCCCCGACGGCAAGGCTGCCCGATTCATCATCTCCCACAAGGGGGATCCCGGTTCTCCCGAGGCACTGGCACGGATCGACGAGATCAAGACGGCCGCCGAGGAGGCACTGAAGACCACCCCGCTGCGCGACGCCGAGGTCTACATCGCCGGCAGCGCTTCGACGTTCAAGGATCTGCAAGACGGTTCCAAGTGGGACCTGTGGATTGCCGCCGTCAGTGCTCTGTGCCTGATCTTCCTGATCATGCTGTTCATCACCAGGAGCTTCATCGCGGCTCTGGTGATCGTGGGCACGGTCGCACTTTCATTGGGCTCGTCGTTCGGTCTGTCCGTGCTGATCTGGCAGCACATCCTCGGTATCAACCTGCACTGGATGGTGTTGCCGATGGCGGTGATCGTCCTGCTGGGTGTGGGGTCGGACTACAACCTGTTGCTGGTCTCCCGCATGAAGGAGGAGGTCGCAGCGGGCATCAACACCGGCATCATCCGGGCCATAGGTGGTACCGGCAAGGTGGTGACCAACGCGGGTCTGGTGTTCGCATTCACCATGGCCGCCATGGTGTTCAGTGATTTGCGGATCATCGGCCAGGTGGGTACCACCATCGGGATCGGGCTGCTGTTCGACACCCTGGTGGTCCGGGCGTTTCTCACCCCGTCCATTGCGGCGCTGCTGGGCAGGTGGTTCTGGTGGCCGCAGCTGGTTCGACCGCGGCCCGCCAGCCAGATGCTGCGACCGGTGGGGCCGAGGCCGGTGGTGCGCGAGCTGTTGCTGCGCGACGCCCGCGACCCCGACACCATCGAGTTCGTCGGCCCCAAGGCCTGA
- a CDS encoding MMPL/RND family transporter, with amino-acid sequence MTDHHLAQRRPMVAKAVRRFSVPIIVGWLVIVTALSVLVPTLEQVEQQHSVPLNPTDAPSFEAFARITQHFDESAAGGTVMIVLEGEQTLGQDAHEFYDKLIQQLRDDTRHVQHVQDFWGDELTRGAAQSADGKAAYVQVSLADTGEATANESVAAVRDIVEQTPAPPDVKAFVTGPSAIGADIAASGNRTVILMTAVSIAVIFVMLLLVYRSVITVMVLLLVVGIQLQAARGAVALLGYHDVIGLTTFAVNLLVSLCIAAGTDYGIFFFGRYQEAREAGEDRESAFYTTFGGVAKVVLASGLTIAGAIACLSFTRLPMSQTLGIPCAVSVLVSVAVAITMFPAVLTVGSRFGLFEPKRKVKARGWRRVGTATVRWPAPILAATVAITLLGLLALPGFKPSYNDQQYLPTDIPANQGMEAAARHFPRAAMMAPEILLIETNHDLRNPADFLVLNKLAKAVLAVPGISNVQAVTRPEGSPIAQSTIPYMLSMQQAGLQQYSQFQKKRMEDMQQQAEMMTEMIGIMKHMYGLMQQLIDTTHDMVAKAKEMQEITNELRDNVADFEDFWRPIRNYFYWEPHCYDIPLCWSLRSIFDTIDGIDQVSGKLDELIDNLDRLDVLMPQLLVQFPEMIAIMESMRTMMLTMHSTMTGIFGQMDDNNQSPTAMAKAFDAAENDDSFYVPPQVFQNEDFKRVMNIFLSPDGTAMRMLISQKGDPASAEGIARVAAIKIAAEEALKGTPLEGSQIWLTGTAAITEDIVVGAKYDLLIAVVSAICLIFIVMLIMTRSFVAALIIVGTVLASLGAAFGVSVFVWQYVLGIEIHWAVLVMAVIILLAVGSDYNLLLVARIKDELGAGINTAIIRAMGGTGKVVTTAGLVFAATMASMMVSDLTSIGQLGTTIGLGLLFDTLIVRALMTPSIAALLGRWFWWPQQVRPRPASALLRPTGPRPLVRALLQSQRP; translated from the coding sequence ATGACCGATCATCATCTGGCGCAGCGGCGGCCGATGGTGGCGAAGGCGGTCCGCCGTTTCTCGGTACCCATCATTGTGGGCTGGTTGGTCATCGTCACCGCCCTCAGTGTGTTGGTGCCGACGCTCGAACAGGTGGAGCAACAACACTCGGTGCCGCTCAATCCCACCGACGCGCCGTCTTTCGAAGCCTTCGCGCGGATCACCCAACACTTCGACGAATCAGCTGCGGGCGGCACCGTCATGATCGTGCTGGAGGGAGAGCAAACCCTCGGCCAGGATGCTCATGAGTTCTACGACAAGCTGATTCAACAGCTCCGCGACGACACCAGACACGTTCAACACGTCCAGGATTTCTGGGGTGACGAACTCACCAGGGGCGCAGCACAAAGTGCTGATGGGAAGGCGGCCTACGTCCAGGTCAGCCTCGCCGACACCGGCGAAGCAACCGCCAACGAATCGGTCGCCGCCGTACGAGACATCGTCGAGCAGACGCCGGCGCCGCCAGACGTCAAGGCGTTCGTCACCGGCCCCTCGGCCATCGGGGCCGACATCGCCGCCAGCGGCAACCGGACCGTCATCCTGATGACCGCCGTGAGCATCGCGGTCATCTTCGTGATGTTGCTCCTGGTCTACCGCTCGGTGATCACGGTGATGGTGCTGCTGCTCGTCGTCGGGATACAGCTGCAAGCGGCCCGTGGCGCCGTCGCGCTGCTCGGCTACCACGATGTCATCGGCCTCACCACGTTCGCCGTCAATCTGTTGGTGTCCCTGTGCATCGCAGCAGGAACCGACTACGGCATCTTCTTCTTCGGCAGATACCAGGAGGCCCGCGAAGCCGGCGAGGACCGGGAGAGCGCCTTCTACACCACCTTCGGCGGCGTCGCCAAAGTGGTCCTGGCCTCCGGACTGACGATCGCCGGCGCCATCGCCTGTCTGAGCTTCACCCGACTGCCCATGTCGCAGACACTGGGAATACCCTGTGCGGTCAGCGTTCTGGTGTCCGTCGCGGTCGCGATCACCATGTTTCCCGCAGTTCTGACGGTCGGCAGCCGGTTCGGCCTGTTCGAACCGAAGCGCAAGGTCAAGGCCCGCGGCTGGCGCCGGGTGGGCACGGCCACCGTTCGCTGGCCGGCACCCATCTTGGCTGCCACCGTTGCCATCACGCTTCTGGGACTGTTGGCCCTGCCTGGCTTCAAGCCGAGCTACAACGACCAGCAGTATCTCCCCACCGACATACCCGCCAATCAAGGCATGGAAGCGGCGGCACGGCACTTCCCCAGAGCCGCGATGATGGCACCGGAGATCCTGCTGATCGAAACCAACCACGATCTGCGCAATCCGGCCGACTTCCTGGTACTCAACAAGCTGGCCAAAGCCGTGCTGGCCGTGCCGGGGATCTCCAATGTGCAGGCTGTCACCCGGCCGGAGGGCAGTCCCATCGCTCAGTCCACCATCCCGTACATGCTCAGCATGCAACAGGCAGGGCTGCAGCAGTATTCGCAGTTCCAGAAGAAGCGCATGGAGGACATGCAGCAACAGGCCGAGATGATGACCGAGATGATCGGGATCATGAAGCACATGTACGGCCTCATGCAGCAACTGATCGACACGACCCATGACATGGTGGCCAAAGCCAAAGAGATGCAGGAGATCACCAATGAGTTGCGCGACAACGTCGCGGACTTCGAGGATTTCTGGCGCCCGATCCGCAACTACTTCTACTGGGAGCCCCACTGCTACGACATCCCGCTGTGTTGGTCTCTGCGCAGCATCTTCGACACCATCGACGGAATCGATCAGGTCAGCGGCAAACTCGATGAGCTGATCGACAACCTGGACCGGCTGGACGTGCTCATGCCGCAACTGCTGGTTCAGTTCCCGGAGATGATCGCGATCATGGAGAGCATGCGCACCATGATGCTGACGATGCACAGCACCATGACGGGCATCTTCGGGCAGATGGACGACAACAACCAGAGCCCCACCGCCATGGCCAAGGCCTTCGACGCCGCCGAGAACGACGACTCGTTCTACGTTCCGCCGCAGGTCTTCCAGAACGAAGACTTCAAACGGGTGATGAACATCTTCCTGTCCCCCGACGGCACCGCCATGCGCATGCTGATCTCGCAAAAGGGAGACCCCGCCTCTGCCGAGGGCATCGCGCGCGTTGCTGCCATCAAGATTGCCGCCGAAGAAGCACTCAAAGGCACTCCGCTGGAGGGTTCGCAGATCTGGCTCACCGGCACCGCTGCCATCACCGAAGACATTGTGGTGGGCGCCAAGTACGACCTGCTCATCGCCGTGGTCTCGGCCATCTGCCTGATCTTCATCGTGATGTTGATCATGACGAGGAGCTTCGTCGCCGCATTGATCATCGTCGGAACTGTGTTGGCTTCTCTTGGAGCGGCTTTCGGGGTCTCGGTGTTCGTCTGGCAGTACGTTCTCGGCATCGAGATACATTGGGCGGTCCTGGTGATGGCCGTGATCATCCTGCTGGCCGTCGGCTCCGACTACAACCTGCTGCTGGTCGCCCGGATCAAAGACGAACTGGGTGCCGGTATCAACACCGCGATCATCCGCGCCATGGGTGGCACCGGCAAGGTGGTCACCACCGCTGGTCTGGTCTTCGCCGCGACCATGGCGTCGATGATGGTCAGCGACCTCACCAGCATCGGCCAGTTGGGCACCACCATCGGCCTGGGCTTGCTGTTCGACACCTTGATCGTGCGCGCGTTGATGACGCCGTCCATCGCCGCGCTGCTGGGTCGCTGGTTCTGGTGGCCACAACAGGTTCGGCCCCGGCCCGCCAGCGCCTTGCTGCGCCCTACCGGCCCCCGTCCACTGGTTCGTGCGCTGTTGCAGAGCCAACGGCCCTGA
- a CDS encoding MmpS family transport accessory protein, giving the protein MFKVVRRLWIPLVTLAVIGAGGWTVSQLHGIFGSDNSVPYGDTKTDQANPVMPKQLRYEVFGPPGTTADISFFDADGDPQFLEDVVLPWSLDFPITAATGVGSVAAQGDSDSIGCRLLVDETVKAEKIEHAVSAFTSCLLKAA; this is encoded by the coding sequence ATGTTCAAAGTTGTGAGGAGGCTGTGGATTCCGTTGGTCACGCTGGCCGTCATCGGCGCTGGGGGATGGACGGTGTCGCAGCTGCACGGCATCTTCGGCTCAGACAACTCCGTGCCCTACGGCGACACCAAGACCGACCAGGCCAACCCCGTGATGCCCAAACAGCTGCGCTACGAGGTCTTCGGCCCGCCGGGCACAACCGCCGACATCAGCTTCTTCGATGCCGACGGCGATCCCCAGTTCCTCGAGGACGTCGTCCTTCCCTGGTCCCTGGATTTCCCCATCACGGCAGCGACAGGAGTTGGAAGCGTTGCAGCGCAAGGTGATAGTGACAGCATCGGCTGCCGCCTGCTCGTTGACGAGACCGTGAAGGCAGAGAAGATCGAACACGCGGTCAGCGCCTTCACATCCTGTCTACTGAAGGCCGCATGA
- a CDS encoding MFS transporter, which produces MPAEPITLCGSDRHFPAWLRSRGFIGPVLAIGVVQLVAAMDGPIVVFALPRIQSELGLSDAGRAWVVSAYMLTFGGLILLGGRLGDTIGRKRTFIIGVALFTAASALCSIAWNGHALVAARLLHGVAAAIVAPTCTALLATAFPKGPARNAATAVFGAMASIGAVLGLVLGGVLTEVSWRLVFVLNVPIGLLVIYLAHTMLEETHKERMRLDAAGAVLATVTFTSAVFGFSIGPEAGWLSGPTVGLGTLALVGFVAFVVVERRAENPIVPFNLFVDRNRVATFAAMFLVSGVAFTLTVLIALYLQNIMGYPPLRAGLAFIPIAIAMAAGTVLSSRLVTRMSPRAIVITGAVMVLGGTLCGGLNLSSDIPYFPNLLLPIIVGAVGIGLINVPLGLSLIGSVGADRIGPASAIVVMLQSLGGPLVLVVVQVVMTLHIQNQGGTHGPVDSMDAAALRALDLGYTYGVLWLAAVAALLAGVAVFIGYTARDVAFAQQSRKDADSL; this is translated from the coding sequence ATGCCGGCCGAACCGATCACGCTTTGCGGGTCGGACCGCCACTTTCCGGCCTGGCTGCGATCACGTGGATTCATCGGTCCAGTGCTCGCGATCGGTGTCGTACAGCTGGTGGCGGCGATGGATGGCCCCATCGTGGTGTTCGCGCTTCCGCGTATCCAGAGCGAGTTGGGTCTCTCAGATGCCGGCCGCGCCTGGGTGGTCAGCGCCTACATGCTGACATTCGGTGGCTTGATCCTGTTGGGTGGACGTCTCGGTGACACCATCGGCCGCAAACGCACGTTCATCATCGGGGTCGCACTGTTCACGGCCGCCTCGGCGCTGTGCAGTATCGCCTGGAACGGTCACGCGCTGGTGGCTGCCAGGCTACTGCACGGAGTGGCCGCCGCGATTGTCGCGCCGACGTGTACTGCGTTGCTGGCCACTGCATTTCCAAAAGGGCCGGCTCGCAACGCGGCGACCGCCGTGTTCGGCGCGATGGCCAGCATCGGTGCGGTTCTGGGACTGGTCCTGGGCGGTGTGCTCACCGAGGTGTCATGGCGCCTGGTATTCGTGCTGAATGTGCCCATCGGTCTGCTGGTGATCTACTTGGCGCACACCATGCTGGAGGAGACGCACAAGGAACGGATGCGGCTCGATGCTGCGGGCGCGGTGCTGGCCACCGTGACGTTCACCTCGGCCGTGTTCGGGTTCTCGATCGGCCCGGAAGCGGGCTGGCTGTCAGGTCCCACCGTCGGTCTCGGCACGTTGGCACTGGTCGGATTCGTTGCCTTCGTGGTGGTGGAGCGCCGGGCCGAGAACCCTATCGTGCCGTTCAATCTGTTTGTCGATCGAAATCGGGTGGCCACGTTCGCGGCGATGTTCCTGGTCAGTGGGGTGGCGTTCACCCTCACCGTGTTGATCGCGCTGTACTTGCAGAACATCATGGGCTACCCGCCCCTGCGTGCCGGTCTCGCCTTCATCCCGATTGCCATCGCCATGGCGGCGGGAACCGTGTTGTCGTCACGGCTGGTCACCCGGATGTCGCCGCGGGCGATCGTCATCACCGGTGCAGTGATGGTGTTGGGCGGAACCCTGTGCGGCGGGCTGAATCTCAGCAGTGACATCCCGTACTTTCCGAACCTGTTGCTGCCCATCATCGTCGGTGCTGTCGGCATCGGCCTGATCAACGTGCCGCTTGGGCTCTCGCTGATCGGCAGTGTCGGCGCAGATCGGATCGGACCCGCCTCGGCGATCGTGGTGATGCTGCAGAGCCTAGGCGGCCCCTTGGTGCTGGTGGTCGTCCAGGTGGTGATGACGCTGCACATCCAGAACCAGGGCGGCACTCACGGTCCGGTCGACAGCATGGACGCAGCTGCGCTGCGGGCACTCGATCTGGGCTACACCTACGGCGTGCTGTGGTTGGCGGCAGTCGCCGCTCTGCTGGCCGGCGTTGCGGTGTTCATCGGCTACACCGCACGCGACGTGGCCTTCGCGCAGCAATCGCGCAAGGACGCAGACTCTCTGTGA
- a CDS encoding sulfotransferase family protein — protein sequence MDRGQPCAQSGTGTRPVVLFVVGFGRSGTSALTRVLSLCGADLPPGLLGATTSNPRGYWEPRAVIHLNEAILRRYGGSGYDLSLCRDQGQRDAARDSTSIADIRGFLSTLPAAPLMVIKEPKMTAVCDLWFEAARNAGFDVASVIAVRHPGECVGSVEKRSRRQLYVGSSPELVSAWWLKYSLLAERHTRGVPRVFVGYSNLMEDWRREVKRIGSTLDIDLDRQDVEAVDRFLKPDLRHHRLSGPVQEPFGTDWMGVTYEAMSAAARDERWEESVLDRVYDAYRASECGFRTAIADARRYRNLNKVLHPTVVKVALGVLAAANRHKGTWA from the coding sequence ATGGACCGAGGGCAACCTTGTGCGCAATCCGGGACCGGTACCCGCCCGGTTGTCCTGTTCGTCGTCGGCTTCGGCAGGTCCGGAACTTCAGCGCTGACCCGTGTCCTGTCGTTGTGCGGCGCTGACCTTCCGCCCGGTCTGTTGGGCGCCACAACGAGTAATCCGCGCGGCTACTGGGAGCCGCGAGCTGTCATTCATCTGAATGAGGCCATTCTTCGCCGATACGGCGGTTCCGGATACGATCTGTCGCTCTGCCGCGATCAGGGTCAACGAGATGCCGCCAGGGACAGCACAAGCATCGCCGACATCAGAGGATTCCTGTCCACCCTGCCCGCCGCACCATTGATGGTGATCAAGGAACCGAAGATGACCGCCGTGTGCGACCTGTGGTTCGAGGCCGCCCGAAATGCAGGGTTCGACGTCGCCTCCGTGATCGCGGTGCGCCATCCGGGCGAGTGTGTCGGATCGGTGGAAAAGCGTTCCCGCCGCCAGCTTTACGTTGGATCCTCACCGGAACTGGTGAGTGCATGGTGGTTGAAGTACTCGCTGCTGGCAGAGCGGCACACCCGTGGTGTGCCGCGGGTTTTCGTCGGATACTCCAATTTGATGGAGGACTGGCGTCGTGAGGTGAAGCGAATCGGATCCACTCTCGACATCGACCTCGACCGCCAGGACGTGGAAGCGGTTGACCGGTTCCTGAAGCCCGACCTGCGCCATCACCGACTCAGCGGCCCGGTCCAGGAGCCTTTCGGCACGGACTGGATGGGCGTCACCTATGAGGCGATGAGCGCGGCCGCGCGGGACGAACGGTGGGAAGAGTCGGTACTGGACCGCGTATACGATGCCTACCGCGCAAGTGAGTGCGGATTCCGGACCGCCATCGCCGACGCTCGGCGTTACCGCAATCTGAACAAGGTGCTTCATCCCACGGTGGTGAAGGTGGCTCTCGGAGTGCTTGCGGCGGCGAACAGACACAAGGGCACGTGGGCGTAG
- a CDS encoding glycosyltransferase, producing the protein MRFVLAFYGTRGDVEPGIAVARELTRRGHDVCLAVPPDLTASAEAAGVRAVAYGPDTQDWLEDTRDFWAYLFRNFWRIRDVMSFLKKSREPGMRAWAQMSESLVALTEGADLLVTGVSYQELVANVAEYRDIPLATVLWFPIRVNGHLFSTPPASLIRLAMKAYEWLVWRGVRSVENMQRRDLGLGPAAGPAPGRIAARGALEVQAYDEVCFPGLAAEWAELSGVRRPFVGTLTLESATEADAEVVSWIARGTPPICFGFGSIPVQSPADTLTMIAAATASLGERALVCAGWTDFGDAADFDHVKVVGAVNYAEIFPVCRAVVHHGGAGTTAASLRAGVPTLILWMADVQVVWGAAIKRLEVGTARRFSSTTEKTLVADLGVILDPHCGARARTVAAQMTDAGRSVVAAADVIEDYVRPSR; encoded by the coding sequence ATGAGATTCGTGTTGGCGTTCTATGGCACCCGGGGTGACGTGGAGCCGGGTATCGCGGTAGCCAGGGAACTGACCCGCCGCGGACACGACGTGTGTCTTGCGGTGCCCCCCGACCTGACGGCGTCGGCGGAAGCAGCGGGTGTGAGAGCCGTTGCATACGGACCGGATACGCAGGATTGGCTGGAGGACACCCGGGACTTCTGGGCCTATCTCTTCCGCAACTTCTGGAGAATCCGCGATGTCATGAGCTTTTTGAAGAAATCGCGTGAGCCGGGTATGCGAGCCTGGGCCCAGATGAGCGAATCACTGGTAGCGCTGACCGAAGGCGCTGATCTGTTGGTCACCGGCGTCAGCTACCAGGAACTGGTTGCCAACGTCGCCGAGTATCGAGATATCCCGCTGGCGACCGTGCTCTGGTTCCCCATCCGGGTCAACGGCCATCTCTTCTCGACCCCGCCGGCGTCGCTGATCCGTCTCGCGATGAAGGCCTACGAATGGCTGGTGTGGCGCGGGGTGCGCAGCGTCGAGAACATGCAGCGCCGGGACCTGGGTCTGGGGCCTGCTGCCGGACCTGCCCCCGGCCGGATCGCTGCGCGCGGCGCGCTGGAAGTCCAGGCGTACGACGAGGTGTGCTTCCCGGGGTTGGCGGCCGAATGGGCTGAGTTGAGCGGTGTCCGAAGGCCGTTCGTGGGCACGCTGACCCTCGAATCCGCCACCGAGGCCGACGCCGAGGTGGTGTCGTGGATAGCGCGGGGAACGCCGCCCATCTGCTTCGGATTCGGCAGTATCCCGGTGCAGTCGCCCGCGGACACGCTCACGATGATTGCGGCGGCCACGGCAAGTCTGGGAGAGCGGGCCCTGGTGTGCGCCGGCTGGACGGATTTCGGCGACGCTGCGGACTTCGACCACGTCAAGGTCGTCGGCGCCGTGAACTACGCGGAGATCTTCCCGGTGTGCCGCGCAGTGGTTCACCACGGTGGCGCGGGCACCACTGCGGCAAGCCTTCGCGCCGGTGTTCCCACGCTGATTCTGTGGATGGCAGATGTCCAGGTGGTGTGGGGGGCCGCAATCAAGCGGCTGGAAGTGGGAACCGCCCGGCGCTTTTCATCCACCACCGAGAAGACTCTGGTCGCGGACCTGGGTGTCATCCTGGATCCGCACTGCGGCGCCAGAGCACGCACCGTGGCAGCTCAGATGACCGACGCGGGCAGGAGTGTCGTCGCTGCAGCCGACGTCATCGAGGACTACGTACGGCCATCGCGTTGA
- a CDS encoding TylF/MycF/NovP-related O-methyltransferase: protein MTTAGSHSETEVMVTITDHDVRSLYLDLLRRNLTRYGMHEKIPSEWPLRRRLLLKTVNKLTPVLRGSGSSDRSARDLGLDWPAEAETMIGMQRLTSLQQCVETVLEDDVPGDLIECGVWRGGACILMRAVLAAYGDHNRNVWVADSFQGVPRSDPANYKADKGIRADFAAGILGVSQEQVKANFERYGLLDDRVRFLPGWFKDTLQDAPIDRISVLRLDGDLYESTIQALDALYPRLSPGGFCIVDDFLAVKACEKAVLDYRAEHGITAEIVDIDGTGVLWRK, encoded by the coding sequence ATGACGACAGCCGGCTCCCACAGTGAGACAGAGGTGATGGTGACCATAACCGACCACGACGTCAGATCCCTGTATCTGGATCTGCTCCGGCGCAATCTCACCCGCTACGGCATGCATGAGAAGATCCCTTCGGAGTGGCCACTGCGGCGCCGGCTCCTACTGAAGACGGTGAACAAGCTGACCCCGGTTCTTCGGGGCTCCGGCTCATCGGACCGTTCTGCCCGCGACCTCGGTTTGGACTGGCCTGCGGAGGCCGAGACCATGATCGGGATGCAGAGACTCACCAGCCTGCAACAGTGCGTCGAGACGGTGTTGGAGGACGACGTTCCCGGTGACCTGATCGAGTGCGGAGTGTGGCGCGGTGGCGCCTGCATCCTGATGCGCGCGGTACTGGCGGCCTACGGGGATCACAACCGAAATGTCTGGGTGGCGGATTCATTCCAGGGTGTGCCCCGTTCCGATCCGGCGAATTACAAGGCGGACAAAGGAATCAGGGCGGACTTCGCCGCCGGCATCCTGGGTGTCTCGCAGGAACAGGTCAAAGCCAACTTCGAACGCTACGGGCTGCTCGATGACCGGGTGCGTTTCTTGCCGGGGTGGTTCAAGGACACGCTGCAGGACGCCCCCATCGACCGCATCTCGGTGCTGCGGCTCGACGGGGACCTCTACGAGTCGACCATTCAGGCCCTCGACGCCCTCTATCCCAGGCTGTCTCCTGGTGGATTCTGTATCGTCGACGACTTCCTGGCCGTGAAAGCCTGCGAGAAGGCCGTTCTCGACTACCGGGCCGAACACGGCATCACCGCGGAGATCGTCGACATCGACGGAACCGGCGTGCTGTGGCGCAAGTAG